One window of the Bos indicus isolate NIAB-ARS_2022 breed Sahiwal x Tharparkar chromosome 15, NIAB-ARS_B.indTharparkar_mat_pri_1.0, whole genome shotgun sequence genome contains the following:
- the ZNF202 gene encoding zinc finger protein 202 isoform X2 → MVALLTALSQGLVAFKDVAVCFSQDQWSDLDPTQKEFYGEYVLEDDCGIVVSLSFPIPRLDEISHVREEEPLVPDVPEPQEPEEPEILSFTYTGDGSDDEEECPGQEDLSLEDPHRSVSGDTEIHQTPDWEIVFEDDPGRLNERRLGTKMSQVSSSMNLQETMPVHLLLGRHHNCPVCGKSFTCNSHLIRHLRTHTGEKPYKCMECGKSYTRSSHLARHQKVHRTNAPHKYPLNRRSLGEAAPLVQAERTPPVEKPYRCEDCGKHFRWTSDLVRHQRTHTGEKPFFCTICGKSFSQKSVLTTHQRIHLGGKPYLCGECGEDFSDHRRYLAHRKTHAAEELYLCSECGRCFSHSAAFAKHLRGHASVRPCRCSECGKSFSRRDHLIRHQRTHTGEKPFTCPTCGKSFSRGYHLIRHQRTHSQKAS, encoded by the exons ATGGTCGCCCTTCTCACTGCTCTATCACAG GGCTTGGTCGCTTTCAAGGATGTGGCCGTATGCTTCTCCCAGGACCAGTGGAGCGATCTGGATCCAACCCAGAAAGAGTTCTATGGGGAATACGTCTTGGAAGACGACTGTGGAATCGTGGTCTCCCTGT CCTTTCCAATCCCCAGACTGGACGAGATCTCCCATGTCAGAGAAGAAGAGCCTCTGGTCCCAGACGTCCCAGAGCCTCAGGAGCCTGAAGAGCCAGAAATTCTGAGTTTTACCTATACAG GAGACGGGAGTGACGACGAAGAAGAGTGTCCTGGGCAAGAAGATCTGAGTTTGGAGGATCCACACAGGTCTGTGTCAGGAGATACAGAAATTCACCAAACTCCAGACTGGGAAATAGTCTTTGAGGATGATCCCGGTAGACTTAATGAAAGAAGATTAGGCACAAAGATGTCTCAAGTCAGTAGTTCAATGAACCTTCAGGAAACCATGCCCGTCCACCTGCTGTTAGGGAGACATCATAACTGTCCTGTGTGTGGAAAGAGTTTCACTTGTAACTCCCACCTCATTCGACACCTGAGAACTCACACGGGAGAGAAGCCCTATAAATGCATGGAGTGTGGGAAGAGCTACACACGGAGCTCCCATCTCGCCAGGCACCAAAAGGTACACAGGACCAACGCTCCTCACAAATACCCGCTAAACCGGAGGAGTCTGGGTGAAGCCGCCCCTCTGGTCCAGGCGGAGAGAACCCCACCCGTGGAGAAGCCCTATAGGTGTGAGGACTGCGGGAAGCACTTCCGCTGGACTTCCGACCTCGTCAGGCACCAGAGGACgcacacgggcgagaagccctTCTTCTGTACCATCTGTGGCAAAAGCTTCAGCCAGAAATCCGTGCTCACCACCCACCAAAGAATCCACCTCGGAGGCAAGCCCTACCTGTGCGGGGAATGTGGCGAGGACTTCAGCGACCACAGGAGGTACCTGGCCCACCGGAAGACACACGCGGCCGAGGAGCTGTACCTGTGCAGCGAGTGCGGGCGCTGCTTCAGCCACAGCGCCGCCTTCGCCAAGCACCTGCGGGGACACGCCTCGGTGAGGCCCTGCCGCTGCAGCGAGTGTGGGAAGAGCTTCAGCCGGAGGGACCACCTCATCAGGCACCAGCGGACACACACAGGCGAAAAGCCGTTCACGTGCCCCACATGCGGAAAGAGCTTCAGCAGAGGCTACCACTTAATCAGGCACCAGAGGACCCATTCACAAAAGGCCTCCTAG
- the ZNF202 gene encoding zinc finger protein 202 isoform X1, translating to MATALEPEDQDLWEEEGILMVKLEDDFPCRPESVSQRDDPVLETSHQNFRRFRYQEAASPREALIRLRELCRQWLRPERRTKEQILELLVLEQFLTVLPGELQSWVRGQRPESGEEAVTLVEGLQKQPRRPRRWVTVHVHGQEVLSEETVPPGAEPGSPSELQDPAQTLTPEELREETTQSPDLGASEEQTLCQESELQPLQESEVPVLQNPALPEERNSGNSEMVALLTALSQGLVAFKDVAVCFSQDQWSDLDPTQKEFYGEYVLEDDCGIVVSLSFPIPRLDEISHVREEEPLVPDVPEPQEPEEPEILSFTYTGDGSDDEEECPGQEDLSLEDPHRSVSGDTEIHQTPDWEIVFEDDPGRLNERRLGTKMSQVSSSMNLQETMPVHLLLGRHHNCPVCGKSFTCNSHLIRHLRTHTGEKPYKCMECGKSYTRSSHLARHQKVHRTNAPHKYPLNRRSLGEAAPLVQAERTPPVEKPYRCEDCGKHFRWTSDLVRHQRTHTGEKPFFCTICGKSFSQKSVLTTHQRIHLGGKPYLCGECGEDFSDHRRYLAHRKTHAAEELYLCSECGRCFSHSAAFAKHLRGHASVRPCRCSECGKSFSRRDHLIRHQRTHTGEKPFTCPTCGKSFSRGYHLIRHQRTHSQKAS from the exons ATGGCTACTGCCTTGGAGCCGGAGGACCAGGATCTTTGGGAAGAAGAGGGAATTCTCATGGTGAAACTGGAAGATGACTTCCCCTGTCGGCCGGAGTCTGTCTCACAGAGGGATGACCCTGTGCTTGAGACGTCACACCAGAACTTCCGGCGCTTCCGCTACCAGGAAGCAGCCAGCCCGCGGGAAGCCCTCATCCGACTCCGAGAACTGTGTCGTCAGTGGCTGAGGCCAGAGCGCAGGACGAAGGAGCAGATCCTGGAGCTGCTGGTGCTCGAGCAGTTCCTCACTGTcctgcctggagagctgcagAGCTGGGTGCGGGGCCAGCGGCCCGAGAGCGGCGAGGAGGCCGTGACCCTGGTGGAGGGTTTGCAGAAACAGCCCAGGAGACCAAGGCGGTGG GTGACTGTCCATGTTCACGGCCAGGAAGTCCTGTCCGAGGAGACAGTGCCTCCAGGAGCAGAGCCCGGGTCACCTAGTGAGCTGCAGGACCCTGCACAGACCTTGACCCCCGAGGAGCTCCGTGAGGAGACCACACAGAGCCCAGATCTGGGGGCGTCAGAAGAGCAGACCCTGTGCCAGGAGTCGGAGCTCCAGCCCCTGCAGGAGAGCG AGGTTCCAGTGCTCCAGAACCCAGCCCTTCCTGAAGAGAGGAACTCTGGAAACTCCGAGATGGTCGCCCTTCTCACTGCTCTATCACAG GGCTTGGTCGCTTTCAAGGATGTGGCCGTATGCTTCTCCCAGGACCAGTGGAGCGATCTGGATCCAACCCAGAAAGAGTTCTATGGGGAATACGTCTTGGAAGACGACTGTGGAATCGTGGTCTCCCTGT CCTTTCCAATCCCCAGACTGGACGAGATCTCCCATGTCAGAGAAGAAGAGCCTCTGGTCCCAGACGTCCCAGAGCCTCAGGAGCCTGAAGAGCCAGAAATTCTGAGTTTTACCTATACAG GAGACGGGAGTGACGACGAAGAAGAGTGTCCTGGGCAAGAAGATCTGAGTTTGGAGGATCCACACAGGTCTGTGTCAGGAGATACAGAAATTCACCAAACTCCAGACTGGGAAATAGTCTTTGAGGATGATCCCGGTAGACTTAATGAAAGAAGATTAGGCACAAAGATGTCTCAAGTCAGTAGTTCAATGAACCTTCAGGAAACCATGCCCGTCCACCTGCTGTTAGGGAGACATCATAACTGTCCTGTGTGTGGAAAGAGTTTCACTTGTAACTCCCACCTCATTCGACACCTGAGAACTCACACGGGAGAGAAGCCCTATAAATGCATGGAGTGTGGGAAGAGCTACACACGGAGCTCCCATCTCGCCAGGCACCAAAAGGTACACAGGACCAACGCTCCTCACAAATACCCGCTAAACCGGAGGAGTCTGGGTGAAGCCGCCCCTCTGGTCCAGGCGGAGAGAACCCCACCCGTGGAGAAGCCCTATAGGTGTGAGGACTGCGGGAAGCACTTCCGCTGGACTTCCGACCTCGTCAGGCACCAGAGGACgcacacgggcgagaagccctTCTTCTGTACCATCTGTGGCAAAAGCTTCAGCCAGAAATCCGTGCTCACCACCCACCAAAGAATCCACCTCGGAGGCAAGCCCTACCTGTGCGGGGAATGTGGCGAGGACTTCAGCGACCACAGGAGGTACCTGGCCCACCGGAAGACACACGCGGCCGAGGAGCTGTACCTGTGCAGCGAGTGCGGGCGCTGCTTCAGCCACAGCGCCGCCTTCGCCAAGCACCTGCGGGGACACGCCTCGGTGAGGCCCTGCCGCTGCAGCGAGTGTGGGAAGAGCTTCAGCCGGAGGGACCACCTCATCAGGCACCAGCGGACACACACAGGCGAAAAGCCGTTCACGTGCCCCACATGCGGAAAGAGCTTCAGCAGAGGCTACCACTTAATCAGGCACCAGAGGACCCATTCACAAAAGGCCTCCTAG